One stretch of Glycine soja cultivar W05 chromosome 7, ASM419377v2, whole genome shotgun sequence DNA includes these proteins:
- the LOC114419111 gene encoding nodulation-signaling pathway 2 protein-like isoform X2, which translates to MMQSEDLQFQWPFFEDMNSTFDQGVESYGFTTMDDHVGNCEPYGFTMDDHVGDCGLSTLLSTPGDSTSEICSIPFPSSPMFSNDHIHIQYPINEETMDLPSLMELDDFYSILDTQIISIQGHGESEGSFFPSQNLSSEVENAWSPTPSVMSELSTNQTSPLTLPLENMEIEKQVSLPHLLKAYGEALEQGQKALEEVTLRRISQKASPLGESLERFAFYLSQGMTNHGDYLKGEAFKNFGITLRALYQGFPIGKIAHFAAVSTILEAMPQDYDVVHIVDFCIGHGVQWPPMIEAIAHMHKTLKLTTIKWGGEGSECVSSPCNFDETRRQLYEHAKSCGLKLKVEEKGVEELVTEIKKMNKKGGRREFLAFNCMIDLPHMGKVRSRKNALQFLRVAEELINTSGNRGIITFGDGGAFEKVKNNLNFWSFFYGHLVHYQILLESMESHFPTRFSEVRIAMEQLFLQPCISSLDWLQTWEEMKRGDHLEAETSLEGCQLSKNILMEIREVLRESEGSYQAKIEGQHDNELVLEYKGTQLLRFSTWKN; encoded by the exons ATGATGCAGTCAGAGGATCTGCAATTCCAATGGCCATTCTTTGAAGACATGAACTCAACTTTTGATCAAGGTGTTGAGTCCTATGGTTTCACCACCATGGATGACCATGTTG GTAATTGTGAACCTTATGGCTTCACTATGGATGACCATGTCGGTGATTGTGGCCTCAGTACTCTATTGAGCACTCCAGGGGATTCTACTTCTGAAATTTGTTCCATCCCCTTTCCTTCCTCCCCCATGTTCTCCAATGATCATATTCATATCCAATACCCAATCAATGAAGAAACCATGGACCTTCCATCACTGATGGAATTGGATGATTTTTATTCCATCTTGGATACTCAAATTATTAGTATTCAAGGTCATGGAGAAAGTGAAGGGAGCTTCTTCCCTTCACAGAATTTGTCAAGTGAGGTGGAAAATGCATGGAGTCCAACCCCATCTGTGATGTCAGAATTGTCCACAAATCAAACATCACCATTGACCTTACCACTAGAAAACatggaaattgaaaaacaagTGAGCCTTCCACACTTGTTGAAGGCCTATGGAGAAGCCTTGGAGCAAGGACAAAAAGCACTGGAAGAAGTGACTTTGAGGCGCATAAGCCAGAAAGCTAGTCCACTTGGTGAGTCTTTAGAGCGCTTTGCATTCTACTTGTCCCAAGGCATGACAAATCATGGAGACTATCTCAAAGGGGAGGCCTTCAAGAACTTTGGGATTACTTTGAGGGCACTCTATCAAGGATTCCCAATTGGGAAAATTGCTCACTTTGCAGCTGTTTCAACAATTCTTGAAGCCATGCCACAAGATTATGATGTTGTGCACATAGTGGACTTTTGTATTGGACATGGTGTTCAATGGCCTCCAATGATTGAGGCTATTGCACACATGCACAAAACATTGAAATTGACAACAATCAAATGGGGTGGTGAGGGTTCTGAATGTGTCTCTAGTCCATGCAATTTTGATGAAACTAGAAGGCAGCTCTATGAGCATGCCAAATCCTGTGGTTTGAAGTTGAAGGTAGAGGAGAAAGGCGTGGAGGAATTGGTTACTGAGATtaagaaaatgaacaaaaaaggtgGGAGGAGAGAGTTTTTGGCCTTCAATTGCATGATTGATCTGCCACATATGGGAAAAGTAAGGAGCAGAAAAAATGCCTTGCAGTTTCTAAGGGTAGCTGAGGAATTGATCAACACCTCTGGCAACAGGGGAATTATCACTTTTGGGGATGGGGGTGCTTTTGAGAAAGTGAAAAATAACTTGAATTTCTGGTCATTTTTTTATGGACACTTGGTGCATTACCAAATCTTGTTAGAATCAATGGAATCACATTTTCCAACCCGTTTCTCAGAAGTGAGAATTGCCATGGAGCAATTATTTTTACAACCTTGCATCTCTTCTCTTGATTGGTTACAAACATGGGAGGAGATGAAAAGGGGTGACCATCTTGAGGCAGAGACTAGCTTAGAAGGTTGCCAATTAAGCAAAAATATCTTAATGGAAATCAGAGAAGTGTTGAGAGAAAGTGAAGGTTCCTATCAGGCCAAAATTGAAGGACAACATGACAATGAACTAGTTTTGGAGTACAAAGGAACTCAACTATTAAGATTTTCAACTTGGAAAAACTAA
- the LOC114419112 gene encoding kinetochore protein SPC24 homolog, which produces MAEPWRNIDVEKLISYSDDLVKVLSQGPRDFNNLSHSLQQKLALSSSCDSDLDDVRSSLQDYQKKVDTCKQKIEEARSETAADADLDLLQRELEEELEKERLLKEEFRGIGNEFNDLEQQWISVQEQKKTLQKIEKNKQRTQMVLSMYASVTNIVPNLDEHSKISGYIVEKDKDAVEKFEYDTSKMTALDICNGIWKIISE; this is translated from the exons ATGGCAGAACCTTGGAGAAACATCGACGTGGAAAAGCTGATCTCGTACAGTGACGACCTCGTCAAGGTATTGTCGCAGGGTCCGCGCGACTTCAACAACCTCTCCCACTCTCTCCAACAAAAGCTCGCCCTTTCTTCCTCCTGCGACTCCGACCTCGACGATGTTCGCTCTTCTCTCCAAG ACTATCAGAAAAAGGTAGATACATGCAAGCAGAAAATAGAGGAAGCTAGATCCGAGACTGCTGCTGATGCAGACCTGGATCTGCTACAGAGAGAACTGGAGGAAGAACTTGAGAAAGAACGCTTGTTGAAAGAGGAGTTTAG AGGCATCGGCAATGAATTTAATGATCTAGAACAACAATGGATTTCTGTTCAAGAGCAAAAGAAGACCTTAcagaaaattgagaaaaataagCAGAGGACACA GATGGTACTTTCAATGTATGCTTCTGTCACAAATATTGTGCCTAACTTGGATGAACATTCCAAAATTTCAGGCT ATATTGTGGAAAAGGATAAAGATGCTGTTGAGAAGTTTGAATATGACACCTCAAAGATGACTGCCCTTGATATATGTAATGGTATTTGGAAAATAATAAGTGAATGA
- the LOC114419111 gene encoding nodulation-signaling pathway 2 protein-like isoform X1 has product MMQSEDLQFQWPFFEDMNSTFDQGVESYGFTTMDDHVGNCEPYGFTMDDHVGNCEPYGFTMDDHVGDCGLSTLLSTPGDSTSEICSIPFPSSPMFSNDHIHIQYPINEETMDLPSLMELDDFYSILDTQIISIQGHGESEGSFFPSQNLSSEVENAWSPTPSVMSELSTNQTSPLTLPLENMEIEKQVSLPHLLKAYGEALEQGQKALEEVTLRRISQKASPLGESLERFAFYLSQGMTNHGDYLKGEAFKNFGITLRALYQGFPIGKIAHFAAVSTILEAMPQDYDVVHIVDFCIGHGVQWPPMIEAIAHMHKTLKLTTIKWGGEGSECVSSPCNFDETRRQLYEHAKSCGLKLKVEEKGVEELVTEIKKMNKKGGRREFLAFNCMIDLPHMGKVRSRKNALQFLRVAEELINTSGNRGIITFGDGGAFEKVKNNLNFWSFFYGHLVHYQILLESMESHFPTRFSEVRIAMEQLFLQPCISSLDWLQTWEEMKRGDHLEAETSLEGCQLSKNILMEIREVLRESEGSYQAKIEGQHDNELVLEYKGTQLLRFSTWKN; this is encoded by the coding sequence ATGATGCAGTCAGAGGATCTGCAATTCCAATGGCCATTCTTTGAAGACATGAACTCAACTTTTGATCAAGGTGTTGAGTCCTATGGTTTCACCACCATGGATGACCATGTTGGTAATTGTGAACCTTATGGCTTCACTATGGATGACCATGTTGGTAATTGTGAACCTTATGGCTTCACTATGGATGACCATGTCGGTGATTGTGGCCTCAGTACTCTATTGAGCACTCCAGGGGATTCTACTTCTGAAATTTGTTCCATCCCCTTTCCTTCCTCCCCCATGTTCTCCAATGATCATATTCATATCCAATACCCAATCAATGAAGAAACCATGGACCTTCCATCACTGATGGAATTGGATGATTTTTATTCCATCTTGGATACTCAAATTATTAGTATTCAAGGTCATGGAGAAAGTGAAGGGAGCTTCTTCCCTTCACAGAATTTGTCAAGTGAGGTGGAAAATGCATGGAGTCCAACCCCATCTGTGATGTCAGAATTGTCCACAAATCAAACATCACCATTGACCTTACCACTAGAAAACatggaaattgaaaaacaagTGAGCCTTCCACACTTGTTGAAGGCCTATGGAGAAGCCTTGGAGCAAGGACAAAAAGCACTGGAAGAAGTGACTTTGAGGCGCATAAGCCAGAAAGCTAGTCCACTTGGTGAGTCTTTAGAGCGCTTTGCATTCTACTTGTCCCAAGGCATGACAAATCATGGAGACTATCTCAAAGGGGAGGCCTTCAAGAACTTTGGGATTACTTTGAGGGCACTCTATCAAGGATTCCCAATTGGGAAAATTGCTCACTTTGCAGCTGTTTCAACAATTCTTGAAGCCATGCCACAAGATTATGATGTTGTGCACATAGTGGACTTTTGTATTGGACATGGTGTTCAATGGCCTCCAATGATTGAGGCTATTGCACACATGCACAAAACATTGAAATTGACAACAATCAAATGGGGTGGTGAGGGTTCTGAATGTGTCTCTAGTCCATGCAATTTTGATGAAACTAGAAGGCAGCTCTATGAGCATGCCAAATCCTGTGGTTTGAAGTTGAAGGTAGAGGAGAAAGGCGTGGAGGAATTGGTTACTGAGATtaagaaaatgaacaaaaaaggtgGGAGGAGAGAGTTTTTGGCCTTCAATTGCATGATTGATCTGCCACATATGGGAAAAGTAAGGAGCAGAAAAAATGCCTTGCAGTTTCTAAGGGTAGCTGAGGAATTGATCAACACCTCTGGCAACAGGGGAATTATCACTTTTGGGGATGGGGGTGCTTTTGAGAAAGTGAAAAATAACTTGAATTTCTGGTCATTTTTTTATGGACACTTGGTGCATTACCAAATCTTGTTAGAATCAATGGAATCACATTTTCCAACCCGTTTCTCAGAAGTGAGAATTGCCATGGAGCAATTATTTTTACAACCTTGCATCTCTTCTCTTGATTGGTTACAAACATGGGAGGAGATGAAAAGGGGTGACCATCTTGAGGCAGAGACTAGCTTAGAAGGTTGCCAATTAAGCAAAAATATCTTAATGGAAATCAGAGAAGTGTTGAGAGAAAGTGAAGGTTCCTATCAGGCCAAAATTGAAGGACAACATGACAATGAACTAGTTTTGGAGTACAAAGGAACTCAACTATTAAGATTTTCAACTTGGAAAAACTAA